The genomic stretch TCCATGACGGCGCGAGGGGGCCGGTGCTGCAGGACCTCCACCTGCTGGCCCTGGGAGGCGTCAAGGCACGGCCCAACACCCGGCTGCTGTACTGCAGGGACACCTTCAACCACCCGACGCTGGAGAGCGCCAGCTTCTCCTTGCACTTCAGTGAGTGTTTTAAGTTAAACCAGTCCACGGAGGGGTGAGACCAGAGCATGAACCAAACTGGGTCATTGAGGCAGATACTCTTTTCTAAAATGGTTCCCAACGGGCGACAAGAAGAAGGTCCCTTCAGTACGCGATGAGTTGGTGATTCGTAGATGAAAAGGCATCAAGACTTTTGTTTCCAAGGAAAAGTTTTAGACTTCTTTAGCACCTAAAACAAAACGTATACCATTGAATATTTGGGACCTCACAAATATAATTTTCAAAACGGACAACTTGTATTGCCACGCTGATATATTTATAACCATCTTAATTTATAATTTCTACAcgttgtttttcattgtttcataatCATTGTATAATGTGAGGCACAACACGCGTTCTAATATGTGGTTAATGTGAACCTCAGGAACATTTGACTGCATTCATGCTCAATCCAACATATTATTAccttgtgtaaatgtaaatatttgcaCAGTATATTTAATCATTTGATCATCTCGCATTTCAAAATGATTTAAAGGTTTAGACGCTGCCCCTGTTGATCACTTCAAACGCCCTCATTAGACGTCTCTAGCTCTCTGAAATAATTGGAAAGCACTCATAATTAAGAGccgtttttgttgtgtttctttttctgcagGATGTCCGTCTTTCAGTCTTCGAGGGCGACCTCGCAAGAGGAAAAGCCGAGACGACAGAGACTCCCCGAactccagccaatcagagtcctGGATTGAGAGGATGAAggtttgttcttatttttgtaaatttccacattttttttcagagctttatattctgtatttatttgagaaactgattttttttttataaagaagtTAAAAGCAACAACgaccagttttttatttttatttttttaaaattttttataCCAGCTTCTCCGTAGAATCTCTTCTTGGAGGCCCAGCAGGGTTCGTCCACCATGCCTTAATGTGAGGGGGAAAACAAACCAGATATAACAACGGCCCTAAAACTGCTAATTAAATGCCCTCGAGCCAGTGttataaagtaaaacaaattgcAACATGTTGAATACCAAGAAAGGTGAAGAAAGCACCTTTCAGTCAGAAGCAAAGAAATGCATAATACACCATAAAGTCAGCCGCCATTGTACtttgtttagtgctaattagcaaaagCATGCTAAATGCAGCATGTTTCTATTGTCATTGAGCtcacgttagcatttagctcaaagcactgctgtgttttgtattgttagTCCAATTCATTTAGATATGAAAAGTGTATTTAAGATGATAAAGGAAACTGATGATGACTGTTGCCAAAGAGGAACAGTGGTCAGTATGTATAAAACGTTTCGCTGTATGTTTTACTAAAAACAACACGACGACAGCCTCAAAACGACCTCCGAGTTGAATCCAAACCATTATACGTGTGGTTCTGTTAACTGGTTTAGTTCGAACCATCCGGCGTCTTTTCTCGTCCTTGTTGTAACACCGCCCTCCTCTCAGGAGAACGTGATGGGCAGTGTGGAGGTTGGCTGTGAAGGCAGCTGGCTCCCCGACCCTGAAGAGCAGCTGTTCCTGGATCAGCTCTTCGCCTTCATGGAACGCCTCGGCTCACCCATCCACAAAGTCCCCAACCTCGGCTTCAAGAAGAGTGAGTCTCTCTCTAGtcttttctttgcctttttcctgctttttaaaaaaaaaaataataatctttcttttctttttgtcttttttctttctcatttatttcctttcccttttcttttctgtcttactttcctttctgtttatttcttttgttcctgttattcctttcttttctgtactttctctcttttagcctttctttttaatttctgtcctttccttctgtattgtattatttctCTCTTAAAAAGGTGCTCTTGTCATTTGAGAAATAACAGGGTTCAGTTCATCCCTGTTATGCTTGTGGCTAAATCTGTcagaagacatttattttccacCTTTTCATTTCCCCGTTGagattgaaaatgtaaaagaaacgccttctttctttttttttataccgtCACCATCTATTCTGTTGATTGCAAAAATATAACAATCCAAATATACATTATGCAGAATAATACCTCAACtgaaaatgatatatatatatacttttattattactttatacTTATTAagttcaattaaatatatatttaatgtctaGGGAAACTTTGGGATCTTAACTACaatttgaatttaaataaactgaatacaAAAGTTTTTACTCGTGGCGCTGCTGGAagcttttgtgtgtttgatgtaaATATGTGGCAGCTGGAATCATGAGCGGTGCTTCTGCTCTGTTTTCCCCTGAGGATCAGGACCATTTAATCTGATCTGATCCGTTTCATCATATTAATGCCACAATCGAACCCTAATAATATCAAAACAGGAGGGTTCGTTTCATCCGGTTCTTCGTAAGCAGGAGAGAATACGTTTATGCTCCTTTTTTGAAGTACTCGTGCAGGTTTTTAtcagaaaacatttgtttaatcaaattgagtgtttttatttcagttgcAATTTTTATCTGCCCTGTTTCACATTTGCATATATCTGCTCGGTTTCATATTTGCATGTATCATCTGTTTCCACTTGCTGCCGTGCTGCCAAGTTTAAACATGTccgccttctctctctccttagtTGACCTCTTCCTCATGTACTCTGTGGTCAAGCGGCTCGGAGGCTACAAAAGGGTGAGTCacttatttccttttatttagcccagttcatatttatttaggGGAATAGTTTGatcttatttgttttcttgtggAGAGTTGCATTAGAATATATATTGAAACCACTCTTATGTCTGAAAATTAAGCTACCATCAGCaactagttagcttagcataaagacagggggggggggggggggggtaaccgGTTAGCCGTTTAGCCGTTTTGCTAGTTTTTTGCATAAAAAGTGTTTGTGGGTTGTGCTGCCTtgggacagagccaggctagcccGTTTCcagactttatgctaagctaagctacctCACGGCTGGTTGTAGCCTTATGTTTACTCGACATACCTCTAACTCCACGGCAGAAGCAAATGGAGAGAGGAGGCCCTACAACAAGGTGCTGTTTGGGGCAGAGAACACGCCCTTGCAAGGAATTCAGATTTCCACCTTTAGAAATAAgactgtttaaaaaacaaacacacatttgtattaaaaatgatGCCAATAAGTCCAACTGGGGCCTGTTGTAACGGCCCCAGTTGGACTTATTTTCAGTACAGAAAAATCtgctgtaccttttttttttaacttaactATCGTTCAACTTAATATTTGTCTCTGCACAATGACACAGTGGAGTTCTGCCTGAAACATTCAGTGACGATCAGTAATTTCTCAGCCGTTTacagtaaataaacacaacaaacccAGCTTCACAATCGATGTAAATGGGCAGACGGGACAGAAACTGGCGGTGAAGTTTCAGTTCAGTGCGGCACAGTTCACAACAAAAGGCTTGTTCAGTGGTTCATTTCTCCCTCTGTACTGAGCTGAGCCTTGTACTGAACAATACTGCATTATACAACACAGTGTTACACCCCTAATGACACACTGTAGAATGTATGTAATTGTTTCAACACACTCCAACCACTTACCGAAGAAAGTTCTAATTATTTTCCAACCGACACGCCAACAAAATACGTCCTAGCTGCACTGAAATtacgtttttctttctttatgttttaAGAATGGTGATTCCATTTTCTAATAGTTAACCTTTTCTGCAGGATTTCAGAATTTCGAAGCTGATcatgtttgtgtacgtgtgcgtgtctgtctgtgtgtgtgtgtgtgtgtgtgtgtcacaggtgACATTGGACCGTCTCTGGAAAATAGTCTATAACGAGCTGGGAGGATGCGCCGGCAGCACCAGTGCTGCTACCTGCACCAGGAGACACTACGAGAGGTCAGAAACATTAACCCCTTCTACAAAATCTGGATAATATGAACGAATCCTTCCGGCTAAAACAAAAGGTTGAAATGTAAAAGTACGTGTACACCTAGCATCccgtaactgtgtgtgtgtgtgtttttgtctcaggCTGATGCTTTCTTATGAAGAGCACCTCAGAGCAGGAGGAACAGAATTCAAAATCCCAGAATCCCCCATGCCTCTGAAACCCAGAGGGATAAGAGGAAGGAAACCATTTCAGAGAGGCAGAAAACCAGGACCCAAATCCAAGGACAAGAAGATGACgacccctgctgctgctgctgctgctgctgctgctgctgctgctgctgctgctgctactgcttctgctgcttctcgTGCTGTAAGTGGCAGACCAACCGTACACgttagttatttttattatactttttttttgttatgtaaaGGACTTTGCTACACATTCAAACTCCAACTAAGTTCTGTTTTCCTTTGCTGCCAATTTGCACCgtacacattttcattcagagatgtgtgtttttttttaccatctcGGGCTCTTTATCTGTACACTTAAAGAAACACTGTGACGTCATGACTCTTTTATATTCACAAAACATCCTGACTAACAGTAGCTCCAAAGAAGCAGTTATGTAATGTTTGGGGATAATGATGGAATAATTACTTTTTAtggagtatttatttttaaaaaacaatctaCAGCGGAGATGATGGTTAGCACAACACCGCGCCTCTGGAAATATAATCAGTTTGCATCGCTGATTACCTCGTAAGTCCTCAGCTGTCCAAAAATGCTCCTCAGACCCCAATTAGTTTGACAGGATATGAAGTGGACAACAACAAaggtttaattaaatttaaacTGGTTTCGTGGCAATGGATGGATTTCCAGGTAAAACGTCAGCTGTGGTTCATGAAGGACTACCCTGGTAAAGTTTGAGCATTTGTCAGTTCAACTGAAAAGCATCACAGGCTTTCAAGCGTTACTTAACAAGTGAGTATTTTATTTAGCTTCTTGTATGAAATCTGTGACGATGTCTCCTTTTTATCAAACTTGCTCTCAGCAGCTTTGTGAAAACGTATTAAGAGGACGCTGTTTTTGTGAATACGGCCCCGATATAGAAAACAAGGGCACGGGAAATGCATTGATGCATTTGGTAAACTCCAATAAACTTGACCTTATCTGTACACAGCAATAAGTAACATGTACAAAATGCAAGAACGtcagtaaaagaaaataaacacacaaaaacaacaacatccttAAAGACATAAACAAATCCAGCGAAGGCTTAAAGACACTAGACGCGAGCGCTGATGTCCGTCTCTCCGAGTAGATCGCGAACCCGACCGTCACCGTGGCGGTGAAGAGGGGCCGAGGCCGGCCGCCGGGCACACGCAACAAGGCCACGCTGATCGCTCAGGCCAAGCTGATGGCGCAGCAGCAGGCGAAAGCCAAAGCTACCACCGAGTCTCCGCAGCAGAGTCCGCTGCTTCCAGTCAGAGGGGCCGGTGGACCGATTCCCAGCGGCACGCACAGGGTAACGCCTCAAAACTCCACGGGCCACTAAACTAGATTTACATGATATTTCATCCATTCTACATGCTACCGTTATGAAATGATCACCACCTGTCTGCTTGATACGACCTGAACTTTAATACGGAGCTGCAATATAAATATGACAATAGTGTTCTTGTGATCATATATTTTCATCTGGTTTAGGCAAATGTATGCAGGCAGCTCCAGTAGTCGGAGTGATAGACGGTGGATTCAATCGGTGGAGATCAAGCTCTGTTCTGTTGGTTTAAAGACCTTTTATGAATTAAAGCTATAGGAtgtacttttcttctttttgctagTAGGGACCAGCCTACTTTTTCATCTAATACACACACGGCGATGATGACGACCTTTATCTCCTGTGATGAAATGTGAAGCGCAATAATAAACTGCGTCgagctgtttttaaatgtggatTTGTTAGTATTAGTATCCCATCATCATTATTAGATGCATGTTGAAGCCTTTTAAAAGCTGACGACAGattaatgcattttaataaaCACTATCCATGACttccttgttcttgttctctcctccctccccgcAGCCCATCCTCCCTATCCTCCCTGTCAACATGCCCCTCACCCCCGACCTCTCCCCCATGTccgcccccttcctccccttcctgccAAAACCAAAGGAGCTGAAGCCGGACCGAGGGGAGTCTGTGGCTCCTGCTCCAGGAGTACTCCTCTCCACTCTGCCTCGTCACTTCGTGGGAGCGTCTCTGGGCGGCTTCAGCCCCATCAAAGGCGTCTGTCCTCTGGACGTCTTTAGGAACCGCATCGGCCTCCAGAGAAGCCCAGAGAGCCCGGCCATGACGCCTCAGGACCCGACCCAGCACCACCCGACCATCTACACACTCCAGCCCAAAAGTGGGAGCCCGAATACGCCTCATCCTAGCGGGGACCAGCTTCAGCCTCAGCCCCACCCGCTCCACCAGCAGCACAACCACTGCTCGGGGTGTAACGTGGACGAGGCAGCCCAGAGAGGAGGCATTCGGGACGCCAGGAACCGGCCTACTCTGCCCCCCCTCCGGGTCCTGCCTCTGAACCTGGACTGCAGCGTTCAGGTGTGCCAGCTGATGAGGACTCGCCTGGGCTCGTCTCAATTCCAGACCTTCACCCGCCGACTGTCCGAggctctgtcccaggacctgaGCGCCAAGCCCCCTTGCTCTCCCATCACCCCTCCCCCCGAGCAGGCGCTGCCTCTCAACCTCAGTAAACGCTTACCGGCTAAGAGACCCAGCACAGAGGGACCAGAGCCGAGTCTGGCAACGATCAACGGGAACACGGATCAACCGCCATCCAAAAGACCCAGACCTGGCTCCACGGAGCAAGCCGAGGGCTTCGGCCTGGGAGGCCGGTCGAGCTCTGGAGGAagtgacggaggaggagagcaggatgtTGAGATGGAGAACCAGGAAGAACCCGCAGACCTGAGCTCTCCGAGCAGGATCAGGGCCTTCCTGCTTGGGCTGCCACCCTTCCAGGTGAAATTTGAGGACGATCTGAACGGGACGACGTTCGGTAAATTTCTGCCACCAGTATCTATGACTGAAACGCAGAGGACCGAGAcgggagagggaggagtggCATTAAAGAAAGAAGTAAAGGAGGAGGTGGTTGAAATTGAGCGACGTGAAACTGAGATAAGCAACAAACTACAGAAGTtagagaaggaggagaacgaTGCCACCCACCTCTCTGGTCCTGGTCCAGCAGAGCTGAAGAGAGCCCGACCctcaaacactgacacacactgttTTTAGCATTGTTCCCCCTGTTGATATTAGCATTTTATGATCGGAAAACTGTCGGATAAATTGGGGATTTGACGGTTTTGGAATGTGGAAAGTCGTATCCACCGTGGGTCTTGGTGTTGGGTTTTAGATGCCGGATGTTTTCGGCAGTTGATCCGGCTCAGGTTAACCTGAACGTGCGGAGCAGGGATGTTTCTCCGCTTCAGATTTGAGAACAATTGAACTATTTTGTCTCCTCCTTGTtacccgttttttttttttttttttttaagctcacGTCGTTGATTGAACTTTGCAGAGGAATGACGACACTGAGACTCATGACAATCACAAAtcagtttctctttctttctgttgatTTCTATCTCTTTTTAAggtgaaaagaaacagaagTGAGACTGTGACTCTTAAACAAACACTGCCATAACCCTCCATAACACTATTAACTCCCCTGTTCAATGTTTCGGTGGAATATTGAATAAGATCCATATtacttaaaatacaaataaatctatGCGTGATGCTATGCATCAATACTTCATAAATTAGCATCAAAGAATATACTGTAGTTTCTtagtttcatttttaaattgtactCTACTTCCGTAGAGAGATAGTTATTTTCTGATAAAGTGTCTGGATGTTATCTGGAGCTCCTCAGTCTTCACATTATAGCTCGTTAGGTGAAGCCTTTCTGTAGTCCTGCTCGTTAGATGAAATTATATAAACGTACACATATGTGCCTTAAATGGCCGGCGATCCGTTTCATCGCTGGCTTCAAATACATTCAGTTAAAGAGATACCTTGATGTTGGACCCGTTGAGTCTCCCTTCGCTCCTCAGTGGGACCGGGTATCTTTGAATGGACGTGGATACGATCCCTGAGATTCTGTTACTTTTCACAAAAGAAGCCAAAGTCATCAAATGTTGAATGTTGTCTTAATATTTAGCAGCTGTACTTGTCTATAATGAAACcggtcccaaaaaaaaaatatgtaggTTTAAAATCCAGAAGTGTAAAAATCTGACACGGAGCTGCTGACATGTTTCACACGACACTAATGCATACGGTAAAAGGTTCGATGCCCAGCCTGCCGTTTTCACGTTGTTAAGGCCACCGTGCCGCCGCCGTCTCGCCGTCATCACTACCGCTTGTTCAACCGACGACGGATCAGCGCGGGTAGAAGAATTGTGTGTAGAGGTCAAACATGTAGCCCAAACATTCAGACTACCTCAGGTTTCTTCAAGAATTTAAATTGtgtgtcttttccttttttcttttttttaaatttgttgaCGATAACTAAAAATATCAAACTGCAATCTAGATTCTTCACGGTTGCacgtgtccccccccctctcccctccccgaTATCCACTTATTGTGACTCGATCTTATATTAGCATTAGACTTATTGATATCAAGAAAAGGTGGAGATAGTTGACCTTTCAACTTCTCAGGGGATTTTATATTTGCGTTCTGTGAATAGTTTGTTACTTTATAACTTGAAGTGTTGTGGCCATTTTTGGGAGGTTACATACCACAATATTTGTGTGCTGGGGAGCAGTGGCTTCCTGGagccagtctttatgctaagctaagctaggctCATTTTATATTTAGCGTGCAATCATCTTCTTCTCTAAATCCAGGCAGGAAAGTTAAACAGCTATTGCTtcaattgcccccccccccccccccccccccccccccgtgcatCCAGATGCAGGTCGTACGAAAAATGATAGAAATCAAACCTTAAAGCATTCACCAAAGAACGTGTTGCCGTTTTCCACTTTTTAAAACCCAACCCAGTGCTCCACCCCGactccttccccctcctcctcattcatCTGAAGTGCCAACGCAAAACACCGACACCATATTGTGACAAATAAAAACCCTGTGTAgctgaataaatacaatatccAAATGTCAAGGTATCCCTTTAACCGCAGCCTTTTCCTTCCACTCGTCTCGGTTGGTTTCAGATTTGCACACCTACTGTACTGtgcttcatttgttttgttttcttctccatatttatatttgccatgtttttattttatctttctgccaatgttttttaatttagtagTGGTATCAACTACGACACCGAAATTACCTGGTGCTGTTTATCCTTAGTTATgtagccatgttgttgttgttgtttttaatggttAAAGCTGCAAATTATTTTTATCTCAGCAAGTCATTGGACATCGACTTCCGTCTCAACCGGTTTTAAATTTCTCACGGCGGATTTATTTGTCCCGAGACTTATCAAGAACATATTTTTAGagaatttaaaattaaaacatgACGTGACTTGTAGTGAACATATTTGCAGTTTTAGGCTCATTCGTCGGACCGTTGGCTTTGTGTGAGACGTGAATTGTTTGTGATTTGAATGCATGAGAAGAGGAATGTATAGATCACAGCTGCGCAGATGCACCAAAGCACATGTaactccaccagacctccatcacctttttttttttttcttttttttatatatatatataac from Cyclopterus lumpus isolate fCycLum1 chromosome 14, fCycLum1.pri, whole genome shotgun sequence encodes the following:
- the zgc:77151 gene encoding AT-rich interactive domain-containing protein 5B produces the protein MEHNAIQWLGAPSCQRGSYAFYKSVSSRAQPGGPVQVWKLGEFYFIRCGPQDPVCIAEVTLLWEDQTRHHLLASARLYFLPEDTPKGRSREHGEDEVLAVSRKMVVRVEDLVEWACAESAGWSSSLKPPPCGTNGLHKPLQSSGGNGSDGNGSDGNNSGSDGNNNNNNNSSSSNNNKSSEPLKDKTQSDLVERQGIKVLSYPQYCRFRSLQRRIHDGARGPVLQDLHLLALGGVKARPNTRLLYCRDTFNHPTLESASFSLHFRCPSFSLRGRPRKRKSRDDRDSPNSSQSESWIERMKENVMGSVEVGCEGSWLPDPEEQLFLDQLFAFMERLGSPIHKVPNLGFKKIDLFLMYSVVKRLGGYKRVTLDRLWKIVYNELGGCAGSTSAATCTRRHYERLMLSYEEHLRAGGTEFKIPESPMPLKPRGIRGRKPFQRGRKPGPKSKDKKMTTPAAAAAAAAAAAAAAAATASAASRAIANPTVTVAVKRGRGRPPGTRNKATLIAQAKLMAQQQAKAKATTESPQQSPLLPVRGAGGPIPSGTHRPILPILPVNMPLTPDLSPMSAPFLPFLPKPKELKPDRGESVAPAPGVLLSTLPRHFVGASLGGFSPIKGVCPLDVFRNRIGLQRSPESPAMTPQDPTQHHPTIYTLQPKSGSPNTPHPSGDQLQPQPHPLHQQHNHCSGCNVDEAAQRGGIRDARNRPTLPPLRVLPLNLDCSVQVCQLMRTRLGSSQFQTFTRRLSEALSQDLSAKPPCSPITPPPEQALPLNLSKRLPAKRPSTEGPEPSLATINGNTDQPPSKRPRPGSTEQAEGFGLGGRSSSGGSDGGGEQDVEMENQEEPADLSSPSRIRAFLLGLPPFQVKFEDDLNGTTFGKFLPPVSMTETQRTETGEGGVALKKEVKEEVVEIERRETEISNKLQKLEKEENDATHLSGPGPAELKRARPSNTDTHCF